In Picosynechococcus sp. PCC 7002, the following are encoded in one genomic region:
- a CDS encoding fatty acyl-AMP ligase — protein MTHSAKTIVDLLRHRADSTPDRTAYHFISGEDNLTTLTYAQLEHQVKAIAAHLQTFIEPGDRILLVFPYSAGLEFVASFYACLYAGAIAVTINPSRSDDALEKLMERVEDCQAKGILTTRALIDYFQKKLTKAPRQAAGLVRKFSQVKVIAMDEIPADLAADWQAPKITDDTLAFLQYTSGSTGKPKGVMVTHGNVLHNSAVIYKSFSHSPETRMASWLPMFHDMGLIGGVLQPFYGNFEAFLMSPIELVQKPVRWLEIISQHRITTSGGPNFAYDLVARQVTPEQLKTLDLNSWDVAYSGAETVRASTLEKFTQTFAPCGFRREAFYPCYGMAEATLFISGGSKEKAPVVQYMAPEALEQNQAIISTDGSRGIVSCGWTWLDDEVIIVDPETKTKLPEGQVGEIWAAGKGIGKGYWEQPEITKETFQAYVDNQGPYLRTGDLGFLKDGELFITGRTKDVMILWGRYRYPQDIELTVEQCHPALRPCAGAAFSVEAADEERLVVVQELERSYVRKFDLEEIVGAVRQAVYEEHTVEVYGIVLLRTGNIPKTSSGKIQRQACRQQYLAGTLNGLGEWQLAIADSDVTALANSL, from the coding sequence ATGACCCATTCTGCGAAAACCATTGTTGATCTGCTTCGTCACCGCGCTGACAGCACCCCCGACCGCACCGCCTATCACTTTATTTCAGGCGAAGATAACCTCACAACCCTGACCTATGCCCAACTAGAGCACCAGGTAAAGGCGATCGCCGCCCATTTGCAAACCTTTATCGAACCAGGCGATCGCATTTTGTTAGTGTTCCCCTACTCGGCGGGCCTCGAATTCGTCGCTAGTTTTTACGCTTGTCTCTACGCCGGGGCGATCGCCGTCACCATTAACCCCAGTCGCAGTGATGACGCCCTCGAAAAGCTTATGGAAAGGGTAGAAGATTGTCAGGCCAAGGGAATCCTCACAACCCGCGCCCTCATTGACTATTTCCAAAAGAAACTCACTAAAGCCCCCCGCCAGGCCGCTGGTCTTGTGCGCAAATTTAGCCAAGTCAAAGTAATTGCGATGGATGAAATTCCCGCAGATCTCGCAGCAGACTGGCAAGCCCCCAAGATTACCGACGACACCCTCGCCTTTTTGCAATACACCTCCGGCTCCACAGGGAAACCCAAAGGCGTGATGGTCACCCATGGTAATGTGCTCCATAACTCCGCCGTGATTTACAAATCCTTTAGCCACAGTCCCGAAACCCGGATGGCCAGTTGGCTCCCCATGTTTCACGATATGGGCTTGATTGGCGGCGTCCTCCAGCCTTTTTATGGCAACTTTGAGGCCTTTCTGATGTCTCCCATCGAGCTAGTACAAAAGCCCGTCCGGTGGCTAGAGATCATCTCCCAGCACCGCATCACCACCAGTGGTGGCCCGAACTTTGCCTATGATCTGGTTGCTCGCCAAGTCACCCCAGAACAACTCAAAACCCTCGATCTCAACTCTTGGGATGTGGCCTATAGTGGCGCTGAAACTGTCCGGGCTAGTACCCTAGAAAAATTCACCCAGACCTTCGCCCCCTGTGGGTTTCGTCGCGAAGCCTTTTATCCTTGCTATGGCATGGCCGAAGCGACTCTGTTCATCAGTGGTGGCTCCAAGGAAAAAGCGCCAGTGGTGCAATATATGGCCCCCGAAGCCCTCGAACAAAATCAAGCGATCATCAGTACCGATGGCAGTCGGGGTATTGTTAGTTGTGGCTGGACATGGCTTGACGATGAAGTAATTATCGTTGACCCGGAAACCAAAACCAAGCTTCCCGAAGGCCAAGTGGGCGAAATTTGGGCCGCAGGCAAAGGCATTGGTAAAGGCTACTGGGAGCAGCCAGAAATCACAAAAGAAACCTTCCAAGCCTATGTGGATAACCAAGGCCCCTATCTCCGCACAGGGGATCTCGGCTTTTTAAAAGATGGTGAACTCTTTATTACCGGACGTACGAAGGACGTAATGATTCTTTGGGGCCGCTACCGTTATCCCCAGGACATTGAACTGACTGTGGAGCAATGTCACCCGGCTCTGCGTCCCTGTGCGGGTGCGGCTTTTTCCGTTGAGGCCGCCGATGAAGAACGACTGGTGGTGGTTCAAGAATTGGAACGGAGCTATGTCCGTAAATTTGATCTAGAGGAAATTGTTGGGGCAGTTCGCCAGGCTGTGTACGAGGAACATACGGTGGAAGTTTACGGTATTGTCCTCTTGCGAACGGGCAATATCCCCAAGACCTCCAGCGGTAAGATTCAACGGCAAGCCTGTCGTCAGCAATATCTGGCGGGTACCCTCAACGGTTTGGGGGAATGGCAGTTGGCGATCGCCGATAGTGATGTCACGGCCCTGGCCAATAGCCTCTAA
- a CDS encoding SDR family oxidoreductase, with product MRHAIITGGSSGIGLAIACQLAQQGNVNLSIIARSPTKLQVAQTQIQEAFADAQQQCLTLTADVAQRLEIEQAIATAIEKFGAPDLLITSAGIAHPGYFQELPLEIFEQTMAVNYFGTLYAIRAALPAMQTQNQGQIVMISSGAGLVGLFGYTPYSPSKFALRGLAESLRGELKSQGIQVAITYPPDTDTPQLAAENLTKPPETKLITETAQMWTAERVAATILRGIQRQQFVITPGLEMQLLYRLHSLLAPVLQWYFDRLVARARQH from the coding sequence ATGCGACACGCAATTATTACGGGGGGATCGAGTGGGATTGGTTTGGCGATCGCCTGTCAATTAGCTCAACAGGGGAATGTCAATCTTTCAATCATTGCCCGCAGTCCCACTAAGCTCCAGGTAGCGCAAACTCAGATTCAAGAAGCTTTTGCCGATGCCCAGCAGCAATGTTTAACCCTCACGGCGGATGTGGCCCAACGGTTGGAAATTGAACAGGCGATCGCCACAGCCATAGAAAAATTTGGAGCGCCGGATTTATTAATCACCTCAGCGGGAATAGCCCACCCTGGTTATTTTCAGGAACTGCCCCTCGAAATTTTTGAACAAACCATGGCGGTAAATTATTTCGGCACGCTGTATGCAATTCGTGCCGCTCTCCCAGCAATGCAGACCCAAAACCAGGGCCAAATTGTGATGATTTCCTCTGGAGCGGGTCTAGTGGGTTTGTTTGGCTATACTCCCTACAGTCCGAGTAAATTTGCCCTGCGGGGTCTGGCGGAATCCCTCCGGGGAGAATTAAAGTCCCAGGGGATTCAGGTGGCGATCACCTATCCGCCCGATACCGATACCCCCCAACTGGCCGCCGAAAATTTGACAAAACCGCCGGAAACCAAGTTAATTACAGAGACCGCCCAAATGTGGACAGCAGAACGGGTTGCCGCCACCATTCTCCGGGGTATTCAGCGACAACAATTCGTTATTACCCCTGGCTTGGAAATGCAACTGCTCTATCGCCTCCATAGCCTGCTGGCCCCCGTCCTGCAATGGTATTTTGATCGACTGGTGGCCCGCGCCCGCCAACACTAA
- a CDS encoding aminotransferase class I/II-fold pyridoxal phosphate-dependent enzyme, whose amino-acid sequence MTFLQHSIQAQASLLDILNERARSQPNAQAYVFLENGETESGHLTYQELATQAKAIASHLTPWRGERALLLYPSGLAFITAFLGCLYAGVIAVPVYPPKRNQKLSRLLAIADNAQAELALTTEALLGDIQQRFAQAEQFQDLTFLATDTLKQAPQGFKPQTIQGDDLAFLQYTSGSTGTPKGVMVSHRNILHNQRLIQTAFGHSEKSIGVGWLPLFHDMGLIGHVLQPLYVGFPSILMPPVAFLTNPRRWLQAIAKYRATTSGGPNFAYDLCVDRLTDSDLADLDLSSWNLAYSGAEPVRAATLEKFNQKFAPCGFRPEAFYPCYGMAEATLFITGGDKQQAPITTSSSEESDNLFVSCGQPYHDTQVAIVDPESFAPCPEGTTGEVWVRGDSVARGYWNAPIATQETFTATLNHHQKSFLRTGDLGFIAAGELFITGRLKDLIIVRGKNHYPHDIELTAQQSHPALRENCGAAFTVEIDGTERLMLVQEVKRTFLRNLDVEAIAQKIRQTIAANHELQTYGIILIKTGSIPKTSSGKIQRHRCRQAFLADELMVVGRSVLGEVDHASAQSFNPPQKQQPSQPTTDLIKPLREQLAQALSLPLDTIQDDQPIAALGLDSVQVVEIKHYIEQKFDLIVPLEKFFEDLTVAQLAQDILTLANLPQESQHHQNGHLPQATQLEAEGIDLDQRLRLAYKPSRNVLDKAREFNLPDQLRANDLLPYFRALERNEGATCIFEGRQLIMLGSNNYLGLTADVRVREATAKAALEEGPSLTGSRLLNGSTRQHREFERKLAAFVGHEDALVFTTGYQANLGFISALMNENTTMILDSEAHACIYDGAFMSRCRVVQYQHNDLQDLEQKLIQVTPESATMVTIDGLYSMTGDIAPLPEIRQLCDRHGATLAVDDAHALGVLGKTGRGTEEHFGMIDSSDILCGTFSKSLASIGGWVAAEAKVIDWIRFNGRSMLFSASIPPTSLAAAATALDILIAEPWRVQKLHENAQYWQRGLQSLGFTVGTAQTPIITVHIGDDFKCMQFCKALLEAGVYVNAAVYPAVPRNKAALRTSVMATHTQEHLDKALAIFAEVGQQFLAGAE is encoded by the coding sequence ATGACGTTTCTCCAGCATTCTATCCAGGCACAAGCATCGTTGCTCGATATCCTCAATGAGCGGGCACGCAGCCAACCCAATGCCCAAGCCTATGTTTTTTTAGAAAATGGAGAAACTGAATCTGGTCACCTCACTTACCAAGAATTAGCGACCCAGGCGAAGGCGATCGCCTCCCATCTGACCCCCTGGCGTGGGGAACGGGCATTGTTACTGTATCCGTCTGGATTGGCGTTTATCACAGCATTTTTGGGGTGTCTTTATGCCGGGGTGATTGCGGTGCCTGTCTATCCGCCGAAGCGCAACCAAAAGTTATCGCGCCTGTTGGCGATCGCCGATAATGCCCAGGCCGAACTTGCCCTAACCACCGAGGCTTTGTTAGGAGATATTCAACAAAGATTTGCCCAAGCAGAGCAGTTTCAGGATTTAACCTTTTTGGCGACGGATACTTTAAAACAAGCTCCCCAAGGCTTCAAGCCCCAGACAATTCAGGGGGATGATCTAGCATTTCTGCAATACACTTCTGGCTCTACGGGGACACCCAAGGGCGTGATGGTTTCCCACCGGAATATCCTCCACAACCAGCGACTGATTCAAACCGCCTTTGGCCATAGTGAAAAGAGTATCGGGGTCGGTTGGCTGCCCCTTTTCCATGATATGGGTCTCATTGGCCATGTACTCCAGCCGCTTTACGTGGGCTTTCCCAGTATTTTGATGCCTCCGGTGGCGTTTTTGACAAATCCCCGCCGCTGGCTCCAGGCGATCGCCAAATATCGGGCTACGACCAGCGGTGGGCCAAATTTTGCCTATGATCTGTGTGTTGATCGCCTGACGGACAGTGATCTAGCCGATCTAGATTTAAGCAGTTGGAATCTTGCCTACAGTGGTGCGGAACCAGTGCGGGCGGCGACCCTCGAAAAATTCAATCAAAAATTTGCCCCCTGTGGTTTCCGGCCAGAGGCCTTTTATCCCTGCTATGGCATGGCGGAGGCGACCCTATTCATTACGGGGGGTGATAAGCAACAAGCCCCGATCACCACCAGTTCGTCCGAAGAGTCAGACAATTTATTTGTTAGTTGTGGCCAACCCTACCATGACACCCAGGTGGCGATCGTCGATCCGGAGTCTTTTGCCCCTTGTCCTGAAGGGACGACTGGGGAAGTGTGGGTGCGGGGGGACAGTGTCGCCCGGGGTTATTGGAATGCCCCCATTGCCACCCAGGAAACCTTTACGGCAACTCTCAATCACCATCAAAAATCTTTCCTGCGCACTGGTGATCTTGGTTTTATCGCCGCAGGAGAACTGTTCATTACCGGTCGCCTTAAGGATTTAATTATCGTCCGAGGAAAAAATCACTATCCCCACGACATCGAGCTTACGGCTCAACAGTCTCACCCAGCTCTCCGGGAAAATTGCGGGGCGGCCTTCACGGTAGAAATTGACGGTACAGAACGCCTAATGCTGGTGCAAGAGGTAAAACGAACCTTTCTCCGAAATCTGGATGTCGAGGCGATCGCCCAAAAAATCCGTCAAACGATCGCGGCAAACCATGAACTACAAACCTATGGCATCATCCTGATTAAAACCGGTAGTATCCCGAAAACGTCCAGCGGTAAAATCCAACGACACCGTTGCCGTCAGGCGTTTCTGGCCGATGAGTTGATGGTTGTGGGCCGCAGCGTCCTGGGTGAAGTAGATCATGCTTCCGCCCAAAGTTTTAATCCTCCCCAGAAACAACAACCCTCCCAGCCGACCACTGACTTAATTAAACCCCTCCGCGAACAATTGGCCCAAGCCCTCTCGTTGCCCCTTGATACCATCCAAGACGATCAGCCCATCGCCGCTTTGGGCCTAGATTCCGTGCAAGTTGTTGAAATCAAGCATTACATCGAGCAAAAATTCGACTTAATAGTGCCCCTTGAAAAATTTTTTGAGGATCTTACCGTTGCCCAACTCGCCCAAGATATCCTGACTCTAGCTAATCTCCCCCAAGAATCCCAACATCACCAAAACGGACATCTCCCCCAAGCGACTCAGCTAGAAGCAGAGGGCATCGATCTCGACCAACGGTTGCGCCTCGCTTATAAACCAAGCCGCAATGTCCTCGATAAAGCCAGGGAGTTTAACCTGCCGGATCAATTGCGAGCTAATGATCTACTGCCCTATTTCCGTGCCCTTGAACGCAATGAAGGGGCCACCTGTATTTTTGAAGGGCGACAACTAATTATGTTGGGCTCCAATAATTATCTGGGGCTGACTGCCGATGTCCGAGTACGAGAAGCCACTGCCAAGGCCGCTCTAGAAGAAGGGCCGAGTTTAACGGGATCACGATTGCTCAATGGTTCGACCCGCCAACACCGAGAATTTGAGCGAAAACTTGCCGCCTTCGTCGGTCATGAGGATGCTCTAGTCTTTACCACGGGATATCAAGCGAATTTAGGCTTTATTTCCGCCTTAATGAACGAAAATACAACGATGATCCTCGACAGTGAGGCCCATGCTTGCATTTACGATGGGGCGTTTATGAGTCGCTGCCGGGTAGTTCAATACCAGCACAATGACCTGCAAGATTTAGAACAAAAATTGATCCAGGTGACGCCAGAGTCCGCAACAATGGTCACGATTGATGGTCTGTATTCAATGACGGGGGATATTGCGCCCCTACCAGAAATTCGGCAATTATGCGATCGCCATGGGGCTACCCTCGCAGTAGATGATGCCCATGCTCTGGGTGTTTTGGGAAAAACGGGCCGGGGGACGGAGGAGCATTTCGGGATGATCGACAGCAGTGATATTCTTTGTGGCACTTTTTCCAAGAGTTTGGCTTCCATTGGCGGTTGGGTCGCCGCCGAAGCAAAGGTGATTGATTGGATTCGTTTTAACGGGCGGTCTATGTTATTTTCTGCTTCTATTCCGCCTACTTCCCTGGCTGCGGCTGCCACGGCCTTGGATATTTTGATCGCCGAGCCCTGGCGGGTACAAAAGCTCCACGAAAATGCCCAATATTGGCAACGGGGGTTACAGTCCCTTGGCTTTACGGTCGGTACCGCCCAAACGCCGATTATTACGGTACACATTGGCGATGATTTTAAATGTATGCAGTTCTGTAAGGCCCTACTAGAGGCAGGAGTTTATGTGAATGCAGCGGTGTATCCGGCGGTGCCTCGTAATAAAGCCGCCCTCCGGACCAGTGTGATGGCGACCCACACCCAGGAACATTTAGACAAAGCCCTCGCAATTTTTGCGGAAGTCGGTCAGCAATTTCTGGCTGGGGCTGAATAG
- a CDS encoding MAPEG family protein yields MNLSVSAVLIYSLIGAVFLVYLPYGVVGYARVKLAGQMSDRLEMFRRPRATVDLLPDYAQRANWAHQNAFEALAVYGVACLSALVTGVDSPWAKIAAIAFLVARTLYPLFYILNIPVLRSMMFAVGNIANITLFALSAIAVQSL; encoded by the coding sequence ATGAATCTGTCTGTTTCTGCTGTCCTTATCTATTCGTTGATCGGCGCGGTATTTCTGGTTTATCTACCCTATGGGGTGGTGGGCTATGCACGGGTTAAACTGGCTGGTCAAATGAGCGATCGCCTGGAGATGTTTCGGCGGCCTAGGGCAACGGTAGATCTATTGCCAGATTATGCGCAGCGGGCCAATTGGGCGCACCAGAATGCTTTTGAAGCGTTGGCGGTTTATGGCGTTGCTTGTTTGTCTGCGTTGGTAACGGGGGTGGATTCTCCCTGGGCAAAGATTGCGGCGATCGCCTTTTTGGTGGCGAGAACCCTCTACCCGTTGTTTTATATCCTCAACATTCCGGTGTTGCGTTCGATGATGTTTGCCGTGGGGAATATCGCCAACATTACGCTTTTTGCCTTGAGTGCGATCGCCGTCCAGAGCCTCTAG
- a CDS encoding YajQ family cyclic di-GMP-binding protein produces MASTNSFDVVSDFDRQEVVNTIDQALRDINTRYDLKDTKTTIELGENTITINTASDFTLDAVQTILVTKAVKRNLSPKLFDYGEAESASGGRVRQVITLRQGISKDDAKKITKMVKTDFKKVQASIQGDAVRISSKSKDDLQAVMQAVRDLDFPMPIQFTNYR; encoded by the coding sequence ATGGCTTCTACAAATTCCTTTGATGTGGTGAGTGATTTTGATCGTCAGGAAGTGGTCAATACCATTGATCAAGCTCTCCGGGACATCAACACGCGCTATGACCTCAAGGATACCAAGACTACCATTGAGCTGGGAGAAAACACCATCACAATTAATACTGCCAGCGATTTTACCCTCGATGCAGTGCAAACTATCCTGGTCACTAAGGCCGTTAAACGGAACCTGTCACCGAAACTTTTTGATTATGGCGAGGCAGAATCCGCCAGTGGTGGCCGCGTGCGCCAAGTGATCACCCTGCGCCAGGGCATTTCTAAGGATGATGCGAAGAAAATAACCAAGATGGTCAAAACAGATTTTAAAAAGGTGCAGGCTTCGATCCAAGGGGATGCTGTCCGCATTTCGAGCAAGTCAAAAGATGACCTCCAGGCAGTAATGCAGGCGGTGCGAGATTTGGATTTCCCGATGCCGATTCAGTTTACGAACTATCGCTAA
- the menA gene encoding 2-carboxy-1,4-naphthoquinone phytyltransferase, translated as MLTENPPTSSPKATRRLWLAAIKPPIYTVAVTPVIVTTAAAYGEFGVFNPVRFGLFLGAAICLIAWMNLSNDVFDADTGIDVNKATSVVNLTGDRPLVFGIALGFLGLGITGIALISYLQQDWMVFNLLLLATAIAYTYQGPPFRLGYLGIGEFVCFLAYWITGQGVFYSQAQTLTLNAVWASAWVALTTSIILFCSHFHQAEDDLAAGKKSPIVRLGTYQGAQVLTYSLGAVLVLTCLLVAVGTWSPWMLLTFASAPFALSLINHVRLNHDQPDKVSNCKFFAVKFHFASGLLLAIAYVLSYYNLEFLSVTGLGY; from the coding sequence ATGCTCACGGAAAACCCACCCACCTCTAGTCCGAAAGCTACCCGTCGTCTTTGGCTTGCGGCGATTAAACCCCCCATTTATACGGTGGCAGTGACCCCTGTGATCGTGACAACGGCAGCGGCCTATGGGGAATTTGGGGTGTTTAACCCGGTGCGGTTTGGGCTTTTCCTAGGGGCGGCAATTTGCTTAATTGCTTGGATGAATCTCAGTAATGATGTGTTCGACGCGGACACGGGCATTGATGTCAATAAAGCGACTTCGGTGGTCAATCTCACGGGCGATCGCCCATTGGTTTTTGGCATTGCCCTCGGTTTTTTGGGTCTGGGAATCACCGGAATTGCCTTAATCAGCTACCTCCAGCAGGATTGGATGGTGTTTAATTTGTTGCTCCTGGCAACGGCGATCGCCTACACCTACCAGGGGCCACCGTTTCGCTTGGGTTATCTCGGTATTGGCGAGTTCGTCTGTTTTCTCGCCTATTGGATTACGGGTCAGGGAGTCTTTTATAGCCAAGCCCAAACCCTCACGCTCAATGCGGTCTGGGCCTCAGCTTGGGTTGCTTTGACCACCAGTATTATTTTGTTTTGCTCCCATTTTCACCAGGCCGAAGATGACCTAGCCGCCGGGAAAAAATCACCCATTGTCCGCCTCGGCACCTACCAAGGGGCGCAGGTATTGACCTACAGCCTGGGAGCCGTTTTAGTTTTGACCTGCCTATTAGTGGCTGTCGGCACCTGGTCACCCTGGATGCTCCTCACGTTTGCCAGTGCCCCCTTTGCCCTGAGTCTGATCAACCATGTCCGCCTGAACCATGACCAACCTGACAAGGTGAGTAACTGCAAATTTTTTGCGGTCAAGTTTCACTTTGCCAGCGGTCTATTGTTGGCGATCGCCTATGTTTTGTCCTATTACAACCTAGAATTTCTCAGTGTTACGGGCTTGGGTTATTAG
- the hisB gene encoding imidazoleglycerol-phosphate dehydratase HisB, with product MPASSESPRIATVARVTGETNVKVTVNLDGTGKCEVNTGVPFLDHMLHQLCSHGLLDLHIQAQGDYEIDDHHTNEDVGITLGMAIAKAIGERKGIQRFGHFVAPLDEALVQVALDFSGRPHLSYGLEIPTERVGTYDTQLVREFFVAIVNHVQMTIHVRQLDGINSHHIIEATFKAFARAMRMALEIDPRRAATIPSSKGVL from the coding sequence ATGCCTGCTTCTTCTGAGTCCCCCCGGATTGCGACCGTTGCCCGGGTGACGGGTGAAACGAATGTGAAAGTAACGGTCAATCTGGATGGAACTGGCAAGTGTGAGGTGAATACTGGGGTGCCATTCCTCGATCACATGCTGCATCAGCTTTGTTCCCATGGTCTATTGGATCTGCACATCCAGGCCCAAGGGGACTATGAGATTGACGACCACCACACCAACGAGGATGTGGGCATTACCCTGGGGATGGCGATCGCCAAAGCCATTGGTGAGCGCAAAGGGATTCAGCGGTTTGGTCATTTTGTCGCGCCCCTCGACGAGGCCTTAGTACAGGTCGCCTTAGATTTTTCTGGTCGGCCCCACCTCAGCTATGGTTTAGAAATCCCCACGGAACGGGTCGGCACCTACGATACCCAACTGGTGCGGGAATTTTTTGTGGCGATCGTCAACCATGTCCAAATGACGATCCACGTGCGCCAATTAGACGGTATTAATTCCCACCACATCATTGAAGCGACCTTTAAAGCCTTTGCCCGGGCGATGCGCATGGCCCTAGAAATTGACCCCCGTCGGGCGGCAACGATCCCTAGTTCTAAAGGGGTTCTTTAG
- a CDS encoding phasin family protein: MDNNNFLQQMLMIGIGTTSIVAEKVKEASDQWVKEGTINPEQAKTMLDDMMNQLKLEQGNAEAYFERQVRNILRDLGVPRQSEMDELRGRIDRLERQVRELENKQWR; encoded by the coding sequence ATGGACAACAACAACTTCCTGCAACAAATGCTGATGATTGGGATTGGGACCACCTCGATCGTCGCCGAAAAAGTCAAAGAAGCCAGTGACCAGTGGGTAAAAGAAGGGACGATCAACCCAGAGCAGGCCAAAACAATGCTCGATGACATGATGAACCAACTCAAACTCGAACAGGGCAATGCAGAGGCTTATTTCGAGCGGCAGGTGCGGAATATTTTGCGGGATCTTGGGGTGCCTCGTCAGTCAGAAATGGATGAACTGCGCGGTCGCATTGATCGTTTAGAGCGGCAGGTGCGCGAACTGGAAAATAAGCAGTGGCGATAG
- a CDS encoding FKBP-type peptidyl-prolyl cis-trans isomerase: MREIWLSFGVIVICGVMLILSAVFNGASQTAIAAELNSTSPVVQIAANPTEELKNMDIDLSKATTTESGLQYIDEVVGEGASPMEGEMVTVHYTGKLTNGKVFDSSVKRNEPFSFVIGVGQVIKGWDEGVITMKPGGKRTLIIPAELGYGSRGAGGVIPPNATLIFDVELLGIR; this comes from the coding sequence ATGCGAGAAATTTGGCTTAGTTTTGGGGTCATCGTGATCTGTGGGGTTATGTTAATCTTGTCTGCGGTCTTTAATGGGGCCAGCCAAACGGCGATCGCCGCTGAACTCAACTCAACCAGTCCAGTGGTACAAATTGCCGCCAATCCCACCGAGGAACTCAAAAATATGGATATTGATTTATCGAAAGCAACAACGACCGAATCTGGTCTTCAGTACATCGACGAAGTTGTTGGCGAAGGAGCGTCCCCCATGGAAGGGGAAATGGTGACGGTACATTACACCGGCAAACTCACCAATGGCAAAGTATTCGATAGCTCCGTCAAGCGCAATGAACCCTTTTCTTTTGTGATCGGTGTTGGGCAAGTGATTAAAGGTTGGGACGAAGGTGTCATTACCATGAAGCCTGGTGGTAAGCGCACGCTGATTATTCCCGCGGAACTGGGCTATGGTTCCCGTGGTGCTGGTGGTGTGATCCCCCCCAATGCCACTTTGATCTTTGATGTGGAATTGCTTGGGATTCGCTAG
- a CDS encoding acyl-CoA desaturase, giving the protein MTQSVQHPTQKPTLDWVAVFFFGAVHLLALGLAPFFFSWSAIAVCLFLHWLFGSIGICLGYHRLLSHRSLKVPQWLEYTLAFIGALALQGGPIFWVAGHRLHHAHTEDEVKDPYSAKRGFWWSHMLWIFYPDQQFFDADQYSRYAQDLAKQPFYRWLNRNFLLLQIPLAIALYLLGGWSWVVYGMLVRAVLLWHSTWFINSVTHVWGYRSHASDDNSRNLWWAAILTYGEGWHNNHHAYPSVAKAGWRWWEIDVTWWAIWLLQRLGLATKVILPPAVVTE; this is encoded by the coding sequence ATGACCCAATCTGTGCAACACCCCACCCAAAAACCGACCCTAGACTGGGTTGCCGTGTTCTTTTTTGGCGCGGTTCATCTCCTGGCCCTTGGTTTGGCCCCCTTCTTTTTCTCTTGGTCGGCGATCGCCGTTTGTCTGTTTCTCCACTGGCTCTTTGGCAGTATTGGCATTTGTTTGGGCTACCATCGCCTGTTGAGCCACCGCAGCCTCAAAGTCCCGCAATGGCTGGAATATACCCTGGCGTTTATTGGTGCCCTTGCCCTCCAGGGTGGCCCTATTTTTTGGGTGGCGGGCCACCGGCTGCACCATGCCCACACGGAAGATGAAGTTAAAGACCCCTATTCCGCCAAACGGGGTTTTTGGTGGAGCCATATGCTCTGGATTTTCTACCCCGATCAACAATTTTTTGATGCTGACCAATACAGCCGCTATGCCCAGGATCTCGCGAAACAGCCCTTTTACCGTTGGCTAAACCGCAATTTTCTGTTGCTACAAATTCCTTTGGCGATCGCCCTTTATCTCCTCGGCGGTTGGTCTTGGGTCGTGTATGGGATGCTGGTGCGGGCGGTGTTGCTATGGCATAGCACCTGGTTTATCAACTCTGTCACCCATGTGTGGGGCTACCGCAGTCACGCAAGCGACGATAATTCCCGTAATCTCTGGTGGGCGGCAATTCTCACCTATGGCGAAGGCTGGCATAACAACCACCATGCCTATCCCAGTGTGGCGAAAGCCGGTTGGCGCTGGTGGGAAATCGATGTTACCTGGTGGGCCATCTGGCTCCTACAACGGCTTGGTCTCGCCACGAAAGTCATTTTGCCGCCAGCCGTCGTCACAGAATAA